In Candidatus Contubernalis alkalaceticus, the following proteins share a genomic window:
- a CDS encoding pyridoxamine 5'-phosphate oxidase family protein has product MSKVLGNYLPSEVVDMLNQGRTTAVLSSLTEQGNPHAMPVHLMAAPNERTIFAALLRNHQTVKNIIVNGRAFLTLMEGSDMAYGIQCGASLIRDPMKASKAMCMLKLEVKEVKSDTTPTVIVVEGIKIKHRSLKTTEFLEAIFDELRNS; this is encoded by the coding sequence ATGAGTAAAGTGCTTGGAAATTATTTGCCTTCAGAAGTTGTGGATATGTTAAATCAAGGGCGAACTACTGCTGTTCTATCTAGCCTAACAGAACAGGGTAATCCACATGCAATGCCGGTTCACCTTATGGCAGCGCCCAATGAAAGAACTATTTTTGCGGCACTCTTGAGAAATCATCAGACTGTAAAGAATATAATAGTTAATGGTAGAGCTTTTCTAACTCTCATGGAAGGCAGTGATATGGCTTATGGAATCCAATGCGGTGCCAGCCTGATCAGAGATCCCATGAAAGCAAGCAAAGCAATGTGTATGTTAAAGTTGGAAGTAAAAGAAGTTAAAAGTGACACAACCCCCACAGTAATTGTGGTTGAAGGGATTAAGATAAAGCACCGCTCTTTAAAGACCACGGAATTTCTTGAGGCAATATTTGATGAGCTGAGAAACAGTTAA
- a CDS encoding GerW family sporulation protein encodes MEINDVLTSLFEKLERTLKTETVVGEPIEVGGVTLVPIISVSFGLGGGGGGGKDQGGQEGTGSGAGAGCKISPNAMLVIKDGEVSVIPFSGRGSLEKLFEMAPDIISKFNLGAKDGENKKEENGE; translated from the coding sequence ATGGAAATAAACGATGTTTTGACTTCACTTTTTGAGAAGCTGGAAAGAACATTAAAAACGGAAACTGTAGTGGGTGAACCCATTGAGGTGGGTGGAGTCACTCTAGTACCTATTATCAGCGTATCCTTCGGCCTGGGCGGAGGCGGAGGCGGAGGGAAAGATCAGGGTGGTCAAGAGGGGACCGGCAGTGGTGCCGGAGCTGGCTGTAAAATCAGCCCCAATGCCATGCTGGTAATTAAAGATGGGGAAGTAAGCGTTATTCCTTTCTCCGGAAGGGGTTCCTTGGAGAAGCTTTTTGAAATGGCTCCGGACATTATTTCCAAGTTCAACCTGGGTGCTAAAGACGGAGAGAATAAAAAAGAGGAAAACGGGGAGTAG
- a CDS encoding RNA polymerase sigma factor: MDIEVNLIRRCKNYERAAFDTLLKKYEGYLYSICYGFTQQREESLDIMQEVYIKLFRSISKFDEKRPFLPWLKRITVNTCINYHRDKKTINQVSINGNTRGELALVNSLASSDNTEENVIFWDTRETIARCLQGLPDNYRMAITLRYLENMSYDEIASTLKQPIGTVKNSIHRARCLLKKNLEEYGVLEV, translated from the coding sequence GTGGATATTGAAGTGAATTTGATCAGGCGTTGTAAGAATTATGAACGGGCGGCCTTTGATACCCTTCTAAAAAAATATGAGGGTTACCTTTACAGCATATGTTACGGGTTTACTCAACAGCGGGAAGAATCCCTGGACATTATGCAGGAGGTCTACATTAAACTATTTCGTTCTATTTCCAAATTTGATGAAAAGCGCCCTTTCCTGCCCTGGTTGAAAAGGATTACGGTGAATACCTGCATTAATTATCACAGGGACAAAAAGACAATAAATCAGGTTTCAATTAATGGTAATACCCGGGGCGAGCTGGCCCTGGTCAATTCCCTGGCTTCATCGGACAATACGGAAGAGAACGTTATTTTTTGGGATACCCGGGAAACCATAGCCCGGTGTCTCCAGGGACTTCCGGATAACTACCGGATGGCCATCACCTTAAGGTATCTGGAAAATATGAGTTATGATGAAATTGCTTCTACTCTCAAGCAGCCCATAGGGACAGTTAAAAACAGTATACATAGGGCCCGGTGTTTGTTGAAAAAAAACTTAGAAGAATACGGTGTTTTGGAGGTATAG
- a CDS encoding arginase family protein, with product MKTGVFFHEIFSQKFWPVMGHKFKNFPKIMDKFLGLPEVVLIEPQKVSNLLLYQVHEAQLVEGLFRQDYAQGALFSVGGCVEAAEKVYRGELKNALVFNVAAGHHAGYFNAWGGTYISSTGPALANLQQKHEGVRAAIIDTDSHHGDGTREIFLGDRQVLHVCFCDLDVVEDLGTKVDVRVGNIMSDEEYLEKVRSEFFPRARTFGPDIIIHLLGHDTHKDDYGSRGLGRDLFVDLVRELKKLAEEICSGKLVVITMGGSNREVSEYIHPRVLDVLARE from the coding sequence ATGAAAACCGGGGTTTTTTTTCATGAAATATTCAGCCAGAAGTTCTGGCCGGTAATGGGTCATAAATTTAAAAATTTTCCTAAAATAATGGACAAGTTCCTTGGTCTGCCGGAAGTGGTTTTAATAGAGCCTCAAAAAGTTAGCAATCTCCTTTTATATCAGGTACATGAGGCGCAGCTGGTGGAGGGCCTTTTTCGGCAGGACTATGCTCAGGGAGCCCTTTTTTCAGTGGGGGGTTGTGTGGAGGCGGCGGAAAAGGTGTATCGGGGAGAGCTGAAAAATGCTCTGGTATTTAACGTGGCAGCGGGACACCACGCAGGTTATTTCAATGCCTGGGGGGGCACCTACATTTCATCCACTGGCCCGGCCTTAGCTAATTTACAGCAGAAACATGAAGGGGTCCGGGCGGCTATAATAGACACCGATAGTCATCACGGTGACGGCACCCGGGAAATCTTTTTGGGAGACCGCCAGGTGCTGCATGTTTGCTTCTGCGACCTGGATGTGGTGGAGGATCTGGGGACCAAGGTGGATGTCAGGGTGGGAAATATCATGTCAGATGAGGAGTACCTGGAAAAGGTAAGGAGTGAGTTCTTCCCCAGGGCTCGGACATTTGGGCCGGACATAATTATTCACCTGTTGGGCCACGATACCCACAAAGATGACTATGGTTCCCGGGGTCTGGGTAGGGACTTATTTGTGGATTTAGTCAGGGAGTTGAAAAAACTGGCGGAGGAGATATGTTCAGGAAAACTGGTGGTGATTACTATGGGGGGCTCCAATAGAGAGGTGTCGGAATATATACACCCCCGGGTGCTGGATGTGTTGGCCCGGGAGTAG
- the aroF gene encoding 3-deoxy-7-phosphoheptulonate synthase, producing the protein MIIVMNPGAKKEQVDDVLARLKQVGFGIHLSEGETRTVIGAIGDRTRAHSLGLEAMEGVEKVVPISKPFKLVSREFRQENTIINLNGVKIGAEKLIVMAGPCAVESKEQVKQIAASIKEAGADVLRGGAYKPRTSPYAFQGMEEEGLKLLAEAREKTGLCIVTEVVNPQCVPLVEKYSDILQVGARNMQNFHLLRELGQTRKPVLLKRGLSATIEEWLMAAEYLMSGGNYNVILCERGIRTFETYTRNTLDLSAIPIVKGLSHLPVIVDPSHGTGQRRLVSSMCKAAIAAGADGLMIEVHPDPERALCDGPQSLNPGQFKELMQELGRVAASVDRTM; encoded by the coding sequence GTGATTATTGTCATGAATCCGGGGGCAAAAAAAGAACAAGTTGATGATGTGTTGGCAAGGCTTAAACAGGTTGGGTTTGGCATTCACCTTTCGGAAGGGGAGACCCGTACGGTAATCGGAGCCATCGGGGACCGAACCAGAGCCCATTCCCTGGGTCTGGAGGCCATGGAGGGGGTAGAGAAGGTAGTTCCCATATCTAAGCCCTTCAAACTGGTAAGCAGGGAATTTAGGCAGGAGAATACTATTATAAACTTAAACGGTGTAAAAATTGGGGCTGAAAAATTAATTGTTATGGCAGGTCCATGTGCTGTGGAAAGTAAAGAGCAGGTGAAGCAGATAGCAGCTTCTATTAAAGAGGCTGGTGCCGATGTTTTACGGGGCGGAGCTTATAAGCCTCGCACTTCTCCTTATGCCTTCCAGGGCATGGAGGAGGAGGGGTTGAAGCTTTTGGCGGAAGCCCGGGAGAAAACCGGTCTCTGTATCGTTACTGAGGTGGTGAATCCCCAATGTGTCCCTCTGGTGGAAAAATATTCGGATATACTGCAGGTGGGAGCCCGGAATATGCAGAACTTTCATCTTTTAAGGGAACTGGGTCAGACCCGCAAACCGGTCCTTTTGAAGCGGGGACTTTCTGCTACCATAGAAGAATGGCTGATGGCCGCAGAGTATTTGATGTCCGGAGGCAATTACAATGTAATTCTTTGTGAGAGGGGAATCCGGACCTTTGAAACTTACACCCGCAATACTCTGGATTTAAGTGCAATTCCTATAGTCAAGGGTCTAAGTCACCTGCCGGTGATTGTAGATCCCAGCCACGGCACCGGACAGCGGCGGCTGGTTAGCTCCATGTGTAAGGCCGCCATCGCCGCCGGAGCAGACGGGTTGATGATTGAAGTTCATCCTGACCCGGAAAGGGCTTTATGTGATGGGCCTCAGTCCCTAAACCCAGGGCAGTTTAAAGAATTAATGCAGGAATTGGGGCGGGTCGCGGCCAGTGTGGACCGCACCATGTAA
- a CDS encoding anti-sigma factor family protein, with translation MCESYNILLQSFIDGELSQLELIFLEDHLSSCRDCRRELNRLKILDWDLKNQFREIQAPPELSQLREKCMDEYLTPQEMKKEKSEKGIDVWELHYRNLKKTVGFMRYLPGSKVLQNVVESQQKSFKKSLKKYRILNIIGS, from the coding sequence ATGTGCGAAAGTTATAATATTTTGCTGCAGTCTTTCATAGATGGTGAATTGAGCCAGTTAGAATTGATTTTCTTGGAAGACCACCTCAGTTCCTGCCGGGACTGTCGGAGGGAATTGAACCGTCTTAAAATACTGGATTGGGATTTAAAAAATCAGTTTAGAGAGATACAGGCTCCCCCGGAGCTATCCCAACTGCGGGAAAAGTGTATGGATGAATATCTTACTCCTCAGGAAATGAAAAAAGAAAAGTCAGAAAAAGGCATAGACGTTTGGGAGCTGCATTATCGTAATTTGAAAAAAACTGTGGGTTTCATGAGATATTTGCCCGGCAGCAAAGTGCTTCAAAATGTCGTAGAGAGTCAGCAGAAATCCTTTAAGAAAAGTCTGAAGAAATATCGCATTTTAAATATCATAGGAAGCTAG
- a CDS encoding DUF1648 domain-containing protein, which produces MKTVIEPVPLSSKGKTFVYLNALGLVALWGIGIYAFLSLADQVPIHFDAVGKPTTYGNKLTLLNIAMALSALPIFFILLARYRFTLINKYPYLINLPTFFLHINKISPKRRGFWVNRYFEILLLVGVVLTFYLVALMMMLFLGAAAESLPSWFATFTIVPPLALLIPTLFLMRTLTKELKNEAGS; this is translated from the coding sequence ATGAAAACTGTAATAGAACCTGTACCCTTAAGTTCTAAAGGTAAAACTTTTGTTTATTTAAATGCCCTGGGTTTAGTTGCTCTATGGGGAATCGGTATTTATGCTTTTTTGAGTTTAGCTGATCAAGTTCCCATCCATTTCGATGCTGTTGGAAAACCAACTACATATGGAAATAAATTAACTCTTTTAAACATAGCCATGGCTCTAAGTGCTTTGCCTATATTTTTTATTCTGCTGGCAAGATATCGCTTCACTTTAATAAATAAATATCCCTACCTGATTAATCTTCCGACTTTTTTCTTACATATTAATAAAATATCGCCAAAAAGACGAGGGTTTTGGGTAAACAGGTATTTTGAGATACTTCTTTTGGTAGGTGTTGTCCTCACATTTTATTTGGTTGCTCTAATGATGATGTTATTTCTAGGTGCGGCAGCAGAGAGTTTGCCCTCGTGGTTTGCTACTTTTACAATAGTACCTCCTTTGGCACTATTAATTCCAACTTTATTTCTTATGCGTACCCTGACCAAAGAACTGAAGAATGAGGCGGGTTCTTAA